The Coturnix japonica isolate 7356 chromosome 9, Coturnix japonica 2.1, whole genome shotgun sequence genomic interval CGACCTTATCTCCCTTGGTGTTGGCAGCTGCGTGGGCACCGGTATGTATGTGGTGTCCGGCCTGGTGGCCAAGGAGATGGCAGGGCCTGGAGTCATCGTGTCCTTCATCATCGCTGCTGTCGCCTCCATCTTGTCAGGTGAGTCATTCTAGCAGGTTTTGAGTGTGGTCTTGGGTACACTCTGGCTACCTTCATGGCTGAACAGCATGCCAATGACCAGCACTGGTCTCGTGATGTTGGGAATATCCATGAGGAGATGGCAACCAGGACAGAGACATCACAGAGGGGTAATGACATCTCCTTACGCTGAAAACCCCTTTTGCACTGGTGTTCCCCACCTGGATGGGGTGCCCAGGTACGAGGAGCCAGCAGGACGGTGCAggtggggctgagccctgcaACTCCTCTGCTACCTTTGGAAACATTCTTATTGGCTCCCGTTCACTCAGGATCACTCTTTGAATTTccaacaaaataaagtaaaCAAAGCAATGTGCAGAGAGGGaggaattaaatatttcagtgaaaagtCAGCGAATTGCCTCCCGTGAACCCAGCTGAGCATATGGCCTGAGCTGCAGTTTCCACATAAGCCAGTACTGCTGGCATTTGTCCTTTCCAGATCAGCGCTAACATGATGATGTGATGCCCCCGCTCTCCCCGCTCACAGGACTTTGCATGCTGTGTCAGTCTGGCAATCCAGCTTGCGTGTGTGGGCTGGACAAGGAAACCTGACTCAGTGACAAAGGACTTCAATGCGGGATGGGAATGACCTGACTTTACTTTTCAAGTCCTTGGATTATTGTGCTTTCCCCATTCACCACAGCCCATTTTGTGATGCAAACCAAATGAAGTGGAGCAACCTGGGTGGGTCCTCTCTGAGAAAACACGTTGTCCCCAAAAagagcttttttcccccaagctGTGggccctgccccacagcagggagctCCTGCCGGCCCCACAAGCTCTGCcgctcccagccctgctttcaTCTCCCCCCTGCTTGTGCAGCCCTGGGAAAGTGTTTTCATTATCTCCTTGGCCACTTCCTTGCTTCATCATTGACACTGCTGTTGTTTGTAACAGCAGCGCATTTTTGGCAAGTGAAACCCAGTAAGGGCTGGGAGCCGGACAGGCTGCAGTGGGGATTTCAGCTCTCACTTCACATCCTGCAAGTGTGCATGGATGGATTTTAAGGAGTTGCTCTGGTTCACAGCTCGGGCAGATATCCACATCACCTGTGCTCACCCTTGGTTATCAAGTCAAAGCCCATTACCTGCAAATTAGCCTAGGGTCTTTGGATGAAGATGCTCCTTCCAGAATGTAGTGTAGATTGCTGGTGCTGAGAGGGGCTGTAATGCTCAGAAGTGGCTGAGAAGAGACGAGACCGTTGGTAGCAGACATTCCATGGAGGTCAGGATTTCTTTTGCATCAAAAGGGGAAATGGCACCTGCAAAGAAGAGATGGAACTTAGCAGTGTTGCAAGGTCCTGGTTCCACAGAAATTTGGGAATCATTCTGGGAAATGGGAATGCCACTGAGTTTGATGGCATTGGGGTTTGTCACAGCCATATGCACAGAGTAACATTCAGTTATGAAGCTTTATTATCAGTACTACACTACAGATGGAGCTGAGATTAGTAAGAGAAAATCTATGCCCTAATAAGTTATATCATCTTCCTTTTTAAGCCATGCATACAGAGGGGAGTGCTGTGAACTCTACTTCTGCTGGAGGACCTGTAGAATTGTGAATTAAAATGCCATTATTAATGCCACCTGCTATTAACTCAGTGGCAGTCAGGTATGAACACAAGTTTTGCACCTCCCAGCCCCCCGGACTGCTACCACATGCTATGATAAAGattgatttatttcttaatatacACTGAAACCTAAAGCAGATAAACCCTACAGGCTGCAGTATACAATGAATAGAGAAAGATGACGATTTTGGAATCCCTGTAGAGTAATTGGAAACTCAAACATtttatacatacaaaaatatctGCTCTGCCATTATCGCCGTGCATCAATAAGAACCCTCTTCAAGCCTTATCTTGTCGTTGGCTGAAAGTACTGCTGCCAAGAAAGATTATATGATTTTTAAAGCTACCAAAGACAGAAACCAGACACTTGTCCCCACCAGAGCACCTGTTTCATAAATCATTCAAGCCTGCAGTTATCCGTGAATGTCTTACCTTTGCGGaatgcatgcatttttaatCAGCTTTGAATAATGACTGTGTGGGACTGGATGACTGGGACATCTTGTTGCTCTCGTAGCTGGGCCAGCCCTATAGAACTCCAGTTTGGAAGAGTTGTGTTGAAAACTGTAGCTAGGAACAAGGACCCCACCAATGCGGTCCTGCCAGCACTTACCCTGACCAACACCCTGAGAATTTCTGATTTCGTCCATCCACAACTACTTAATAAAATCTGATGGTTGTTTCAAGATAGCAGTGTGTTAGGATCAggattttattgaaaaatacCCTGATGTAGTAAGTCTGGAAAGTATTAAATCCCATTGAAATCTCCTCCCAAGCAGCTCCAGTTACACACTTTTCACCTCTCCCCTTTCTTTACAGTTTTGCAGTTAATCCTCAGTATGAGATCTACAAGCAATACTTAAGTGTTAAAATAACTTAGTTCTTTGTGAGAGATGGCTTTAGACTCATCTGGCATGGCTAGAGTGAGAGCAGGATGAACAGGGCAGTGCTCATACATGCACCTGCATTGTAGTGACCCAGAATATGCACACAACATCTTAAgaggaaacagcacagaacacatTAGCATCTCTATCAGATGAAGAAGGAACATCTGTCACCATCAAAGCTACTGTATGGAAATAGGGTCACCACGACCACACCACCATACTGCCCACAGATGCTCTCTGTGGAtgaattttaatatataaacattttttctttccaaacaggTGTTTGCTACGCTGAGTTTGGAGTGCGGGTCCCCAAGACCACAGGCTCTGCCTATACTTACAGCTATGTGACAGTGGGGGAATTTGTAGCATTCTTCATTGGCTGGAATCTCATCCTGGAGTATCTGATCGGCACAGCAGCGGGTGCCAGTGCCCTCAGCAGCATGTTTGACTCTCTGGCCAACCACACCATCAGCCGCTGGATGATCAGCAGCGTTGGGACACTGAACGGGCTTGGTGAGAATCGGGCTGGAGAGATGTGTGTCTTTTTGTGCAGAGCCTCCTCCGTTAATTAGGGCCTGAAATGTAATTGGAAGCTCGTCAGAAGTGAGACATGGATATTAGGCTTCATTCATTATTTACCATCCGTCAGCCTCTGGTACTTTGCATCTGGTTCAGAGTCTGGGTTCTAGGTGCAGGGATATACGATATAATACTTTGAGCCTCTCTGGACCAAACCAGCATTTAGACGATCAGaacctcagaaaaaaatatatatatttctatctCAGATGCTAACAATAGAACAGGAACATTTTGCTCAGCCCTGTTAAAACCCACACAGAAATTTTAGGGAGAGCCTGTAGTAGTGACATGTAGAAGCTCAGGGCTGGGGTGGTTCTGCGTGACCAGCAACAGCCTACTGTTCTTACCAGTAACAACAGCAAGCTGTCTTGTAGCTTTGCTGTGAAAATTTAATGTTTGATTGACTTTTAATTTGTGATGCAAACTGGGATAtgatcatttgttttctgctctccaAAAACTCCTGACAGTATCTTGAGGCATCAGGATTTATCACCTCAATAAAAGAGCTTTGCCTTGCAGTGGCACAGTCACCTGGAGATCAGCTTTGCAATGAGAACAAGGAGTACTTGCAGAACTTCGGgatctgaaaagcattttcatagagtcataaaaTCTTCTGTGTGGGAAGGGTCACCTAGCCTAGCTATAGACAAACAGTGACACACCTCTTTTCTCTTACccagggaaaggagaggagtCATACCCTGACCTTCTTGCTCTGGTCATTGCCATCATCGTCACCATCATCGTGGCCATGGGTGTGAAGAACTCAGTGGGACTGAACAATGTGCTCAATGTGATTAACCTGGCAGTCTGGGTCTTCATTATGATTGCTGGGCTCTTCTTCATCAAAAGTGACAACTGGTCTGAAGGGCAGTTCCTGCCATTTGGATGGCCGGGGGTAAGTCTTGTGCACAGTGGGCCACGTGGTGCCACCTCTGCCATGTGTTCAGCTTTGCTTATGGTGTGCAGCCCCCACTTCCACTTCACTCCTCAGGTTCTAGCCCTGCTCATCCCACCCAGCTTTGGCCAGAGGCATCCAGCTCCCAGCTTGGGCCCATCCATCCTCACTCTGCCAAACCTGAGGGACACGGCAGTGCTTTGCCTGCATCTCCTGCCACTCTTAAAATAATCTCAGTCCTTTTCCTAGATGCCCTCTTGGCTGGCCAAATAGCATCTGAAAGCATACACCAGGAAATGTCTCTCATCATCAGGCTCACAGCAGCAAAACGCAGTGGCTGTCCAAGGAAGAGCTCAGGAGGATCCTGCCCATCCCCTGCAGAGGGGGAGATACTTACGTTGGCTGCTCTTCAATAACAATGTTCTCGAGCATTTGTTTTGAGCACTTCATAATGCCACCTGCCAGTGCTTATTTTGTGGATGTTCCCTCAAAGCTTACTGAGAATTTGGACATATTTGGCTTTTTTAGCTTGCTTGCACTGGTTTTTATCCAAAGATGAACAGAGTCTGAAAATATCTCAGCTGGCCTAAGCCCAAGATAATTTCTCAGATTTACACTGCTTGACTCCATTGGGattctgtgtggaaaaataagcaagaaagtAAAGTACACCAAAAACCTTGATTGCTAAAAGGATCCCAAGCAGACATGCTGTCCTTCCACGTCTGTAAATCAGCATTTCTCTTCTGGAGCATGGCAGTGAGGAGCACAGTGCTCAGGCCCATTTAAGAACAGAGGTCAGATTTACTTTTGGATGGTACCTGTCTTTTTCTGCcataaaataggaaagaaaaaaaaaaaaagagtgccTAAAATAGGAGCTTGGTTCCAATTCAATTTTCCAGACCTCCCTTGGCAAAAAAATACATGGTTTTAAAAGATACATTATccaaaatgcatgaaaaacaaTAGAGTCTTCCTATGGCTTCCGGAtggctgtttttctctgaaattatttgTAGAAGTTAATCCACCACAACACAAGCTTGAAATCCACAGAAGCATAGAGATGCTTTGAAAAGTGACTTACAGACTGTCCCCTGAAAGAGGTGAATTCTCCTGTGTGCTCCATCGCTAAAGAACTGAGACAGATGTGATGGACATGCAACATCCAGCCAGCCAGATGCATGCAAGGGCTTTGCAACTACAAATTAGAGCTCTCCTTACAGCTATGCAGTCTCTAGCCAgcttcagtgtttgtttcttatAAACATGCTAGTATTgtacattaagaaaaaacataataaaataaccAGCAGTACAAATAATTCCTCTTCCAAGTGTTCCAACCTGTCTGCAGCTTCCAAGGAAAGCAGAGGTTGTTTGGAGAGTGGTGCACATCTGACTGTCCatgttctctctctctgctctgcttcctctgctaGCAGATCTTGCTGCCTGGCAAGAAGTCCCACTAACATGGAACACATGAACACACTACAAGTCTCTACTAATATAAATGGTTGTGGGGAGGGATGATGGGGAGTCAGTCAATCCCTCAGGATCCGTAGTGTTTTCAGTGCCTCCACACAACCCTAACACTACACCCCAATGCAAGTTAAATAAGCACAAAATGGTTTTGCTTGATCACTTGTTCCCAATTGGGTGCTAGCCACCTTCTTGGCACTGAGACACTGCTTCTTCTGTCCAGGTTCTCAAAGGGGCTGCAACGTGTTTCTATGCCTTCATTGGCTTCGACATCATCGCTACCACAGGAGAAGAAGCAAAGAGCCCCAACACCTCCATCCCCTATGCCATCACGGCCTCACTCGTCGCGTGCTTGACAGCATACGTATCCGTAAGTACCTGCTATATGTGTATAGATATGAATGCATGTCCATACGTACTAGCTATATGTGTACAGCCATCCACTGTGAGTCGGGAAGAAGTTAAAGCAAGCATTCTGTGGGGCAGGACATACATGGATGGCCACAGCCTGTCCGGCCTCTCTGCACCCAGTAAATGCATGTCTGTACTAGGAATTTCAGGTTAAGGATATCTCCTCGTTGCCCTAAGGTGGCAGAGATCGAGGTAGCAGAGCCCCTGGATTAACCACACCACAGTAAATCACACACAGCTCAAACCTCTGCATTTTACATCTTCTCCACAGGAGAACTCAGGGTTTTTTGCATGTTTCCCACCCTTGCGAAGTAGCCCCTGTAACTGCAAGcctccagcagagctcagggctgcagctgaTCCTCTGTCCTGTTCACCTTCCCCAGGTAAGCATCATCCTCACACTGATGGTGCCATACGATGCCATCGACACCGAGTCCCCGCTGATGGAAATGTTTGTGGCACGTGGCTTCTATGCAGCCAAGTTCATCGTTGCCATTGGGTCTGTGGCAGGCCTGACAGTCAGCTTGCTGGGCTCTCTCTTCCCAATGCCAAGAGTCATCTATGCCATGGCTGGTGATGGGCTGCTTTTCAGGTCAGTCATATGTACACAAGCATTTGGCTTTCTTCATTGCCTTCCCAGCAAGGTAAGGGCAACTATAACAAGCAGCCACTTCAATCTGCAATTTTAACCTTCTGTAACCACTTTCTTGCTGCAGGTTTTTGTCCCATGTCAGTTCTTACACAGAAACTCCAGTGGTGGCTTGTATTGTCTCTGGGTTTCTcgcagctctgctctccttgctgGTCAGCCTGCGGGACCTGATAGAGATGATGTCCATTGGCACGCTGCTTGCCTATACACTGGTGTCTGTCTGTGTCCTGCTCCTCCGGTACCAGCCTGAGAGTGACATTGATGGCTTCGTTAAGTTCCTCTCCGAGGAGCACACCAAAAAGAAAGAGGGTATCTTGGCTGACTGTGAGAAGGAAGCTTGCTCCCCAGgcagtgaaggagaagagtTCACAGGCCCACCAACCAACACATGTGGGGCAAAAAACCTTCCATCGCTGGGGGACAACGAGATGCTCATTGGGAAATCTGATAAATCCACCTACAACGTGAATCACCCCAATTACGGCACAGTCGACATGACCTCGGGGATTGAGGCGGATGAGTCTGAGAACATCTACCTCATCAAGCTGAAGAAGCTGATCGGCCCTCGCTACTACACCATGCGGATCCACCTGGGGCTGCCAGGGAAGATGGATCGGCCCACAGTAGCCACTGGCCATACAGTCACCACCTGTGTGCTCCTGCTCTTTGTCCTGATGTTCATCTTCTGCTCCTTCATTATTTTCGGGTCAGACTACatctctgagcagagctggtgggCCATTCTCCTTGTGGTGCTGATGATCCTGCTCATCGTTGTGCTGGTGTTTgtcatcctgcagcagccagagaaCCCCAAGAAGCTGCCCTACATGGCACCCTGCCTCCCCTTCGTCCCTGCGTTCGCCATGCTGGTGAATATCTATCTTATGCTGAAGCTCTCCACAGTCACATGGATCCGATTTGCTGTCTGGTGTGTCGTGGGTGAGTCCCAGATTATTTTACTACTGACCCAGCTTTGAAAGGGTGGTAATAGCATCGGTGACTAATGCTTTTTGCAGCCGGGATACCCAGTCTCTTGCATTTGCTCCTCATAATGCTGGAGTTCTTAGAAATCTGTTAATCAAGGCCCCAAACTAACACAAAAATCACACCTCcagaaaaatgtcagtttgATGGAAGCAAACTTCTTCATGTTAAGACTGTTCTGATGAGTCTTCTGATAGAAAGTAGGTGGGTTTCCTGCAGAAATCTGCctgctttcttgctgttttacCTGCTTGAGCTCTTTCAGCAGCCCACACCAAGATTTCAGCACATTTCTAAAATGCAGTGCTGTCCAAGTAGCTCTCATAGCTCCTCCTGAAGGCTCTCAGCATCAGACTACAGAGAACTGAAGCAACAAGGAATATCAGAACCAAGTACTCCTCAGAGAGAAATAGCAGCCACATGAGCAAACACAGACATTGCAACAGCCCATAGGAACCCCAGCTACAGACAGCAGACCCTGAACTTTGGTGCCAGCATCCAAAACAGTCATCCCTTGCTGAGCACTCCAGTAGATGCTCTCCCCATTGGGAAGGTGTGAAAGTGGATTGTTGTAAAGGTTggaggaaataaggaaaaaggcCTGTCTGTTCATCACACAAACAGACCTTGAATCTCCCTTCAGTATGCCAGAGCAGTTTCATAGCTTCCAGCCCTTGGGGGAGATTGCTACCAGCTTTCATCCTCCATATCCACACATCCTCTCTTGTTTCAGAGTAAGGATAGGGGAGGCAGGCAGCTCTCACAGGTAATTCCTGAGGCACCACAGCAAGGCTCCATCTCTGAGCACCTCTGAGCCCTAAGCTGAGCTACTGTAGAGCCAAATACAGCCCTTAGGCTAGAGAGAAGATGCTCAGTATTTTTCTAGCTCACTCAGCCAATAAGTGAAGGAGCAAATCAAGACAAAGTCCTTTCACCTGTTCTTTAGAAATTAAGTGGTTTCAGAACATCAGATCAGACTGCTGTGATTAACAATTGCACCTGTGTGCACATATAAAACCTTGTCAGGTGCCAGCAATGGTAACGAGGTCATCTTGTTGGTGTGTTCTGGATCCAGGGCACATAGGGCTGTGTATATTGGCAGGAGAGATACTGAGAGCTTAAGAAAATTCCAGAGGGAAAAGgtctgctgggatgctgctggggtgGAAATGTGGGCTTCCAACAGAGTAGGCCAGGACAGGTCTGTTGGGAGCTGCTTTCCCACCAAGGCTGCAGATGAACAGGAGGAAGCTGAATGCTGGCATAGGTTGTGGGGACAGGTGTAGCTTTGGGGTATAGTGTGGGCCAGGAGGGGAATGATGGTGCAGCATTGCCCTCCCCAACAGTCTCTCACTCTCATTCACCCCAGGTCTGCTCATTTACTTTGGCTATGGGATGTGGAACAGCACGCTGGAGATCAGTGCCCGCGAGGAGGCCCTCCACCAGAGCACCTACCAGCGCTATGATGTGGATGTTGACCCTTTCTCTGTGGACGACGGCTTCTCCTACGCCACTGAGGGTGAGAGCTACCCAGACTGGGGCCCTCCCGAGGACAAGGGCTTCTCATACCAGCAAATGGCAGGAACAAAGGAAAGCCATCGGACGAGTAGCAGATCGAAAAGCAAAGGCAGGCACAAACCATCCTCAGAGGCCCTCATCGCCAACGACGAGTTGGACTACTCACCTGAGTAGTGGGGCAGCAGGGGGACACCgtgcagccagccagccaggAAGGGCCTGCGGCTTCCCTGCCCCGTCCTGTTCTCCACCACCATCCTGTCACCTCCGATCCTCGGGTCACATGCCGCAGCCGCTGCTGaccccaaaccaaacccacCCAAGGGCTTTGCCAGCTGAGTCCCACACCAGGGAATGCTGGAGCCCTGGTACAAGCTGAGCCCCAGTTGGCGCCCAGTGGGAGATGTGCCAAACTGAGGGGGCTCTGAGAGGTGGAAGGAGCCACATGGGGGGACGGGATGGGTTTTCCCTGGGGAATAGTCACCCTACAGCCACTCCTGTGTGTTTGGCACTTTCTTAGCATGTGTGCTTTTTCCTCAAACCACCCAGCAGTGACAGCTTAACCAGAGGGACAGGCAGGTAGGACACAAAAGTGAACTACTTTCATCCAAGGGGGTGGCTCAGCTCAATTGGCCCCATCAATTGGTGTCTTCATGGCTGTTCCAGCACTAAGTGTATGCAACAAGGCCACTCCACACTGGTCCCCAGGCCCAGTGTCCTGAATGGCCCAAATGTCCTGAATACCAGGATTCAGTGTTAGCCCGCGCACTGCTTTAAACAGTCTCAAACAAATCCTGAAGTCCTGGCATAGCCAAGCATCCTGAACCTGAGCTTGGCCTCCTTTCAGATCACACCTGACCTAGACATGTGCAAGCAGTCAGCAAGCCCCATGCAGTGTCCCTGAGATTGGACTGGGCACTGCTCCCACCATTTTGTCTTTACCAAAACAACCAGCCCATTGTTTGTGAACTGTTGTGGGCATATCCCAGCACTCATTCTGGCCTCCACGCTGTTTTTAACCTTGGCTTGGTGGATACTGTGTGAAAAGGTATAAAAATGCTGCTTGCTCTAGAGTGACGCTTCTAGcatgaaacagaaaggagaaactggGAGGGCTTCAAGATGGGGGCAAGGGTTTGGTAAAAGGACCTGTTAAGCTTCACTCTGGACCCCACTCCTGCTTCTCCCCCAAACCTCCACAAGCAGAAACCCAAGAGCATCTCACCCAAAAGCCTCCACAATGCACATAAACTCTACCAACCTACTTGGAGAGCTGTCCTACACGCCTATCCCCAATGGTGCTGAAGCCCTCATGATGGACACTtgtgccctgctgctcccctgaaGGATGCCTTAGAGATACATGGGAGAGATGGCACCTTGCAGGTCTGGCTTTATGCTTTCAGGGAGAAAGATCGTTGCTGTTTTCCGACCAGCTCTCAAACTAAACCATGGGGTGGTCATCCTCGTCCCACAACTGCATGGTATTTAGGCATCTGATGGATCACAAACACGTGCCCAAGTACCCTGCTGAGTCGAAGCCTGATGTTCCTTTTGCAGCCTTAATCTCTTGCTACAGAGCAGTTTGCAGTACCAGTGTGTGTTGTCGTGTCCACCTGAGTATCATTTGGTGAGAGCCTGATCCCTTGCTCTTTGGCGTCTGTAGGCACCTGTCGTTCTATCAGCTTGTTGAGCGGGGCCCTTTGGCTGCTGTGGTTCCCCTGCAGCCATCCACCATTCCTCATTCCTTCTCCATCCTTTTCCTACCCCTTATCcatccctttcccttccccatctccatcccatcctcatccatTCCTAGGGAAGCAGGGCAGGATGGCTGCCCACATCCCCAGGGCCACCAGCAAAGGTCATTTGGTCTGTCACCTCTGGGCAACATTAGCCTAGGGCCAGTCTGAGATGCTGAGAGGGGCCAGGAAGCTGGTACAAGTGTTGCTGTAACCCAAATATTTCTCCATGCCCTAAAAGGAGATTTTCATGCAGCCACCACATTACAAAAGAGCATTGGCAGCACCACTACAGTCCCACTTCATGCCAGGACACAGCACGCCTTTGCTGGAGCCCAAAGTGTGGAGCAGAAATACCTCACATCCACCAGACCAGCCCAATGAGATCTCGGTCCCTCTGCAGGTTGTGACCAGAGCAACACAACCCAGCACGCATCCTCTGCACAGCAGAGGGCTCACGCCCCGAGCGACACCGGTGTCACAGCCCCAGCTTGTAAATGATCCTCACTTCTCTCGTTTTGTTTTCGGTCTTTCTGATGTAGATCTTGCTTTTTTGCAGATGGTACTTTCTGGTGTAACAGTTCTCTGCAGTTCTGGTATGAAATCGGTGTATTTGTTCAAAGAGTTTGTTccatggttttattttactttatttttgtggtttCCAGAAGCCCATTGGTGCATTGTACAATGGGGTCTTGTAGTGTGTCacgagaaagaaaaaaatatgcagataCGTTATGGAGtgatctttattttcagatgattgtgttgttgaaaactatacatataatatatataagtatatatattatCAAGATACTACAAAAGAAATCTAAATTTACCaaaatctgtatattttaataaatgcataaaGCTTTATTGTGTGCCTTTACATTACAACAAACAGACAAGTGAGCAAGAATGAATGGATTTTTAAAGGAAGGTGGAGACAAATGTGTCTCAGCACCAACTTCCATAGTAATGTAAACCttttaaatggaagaataaatacatttaaaaaagaaaaggaggattTTTCCCATACAAATTTCCTTAAGCTGATCAGTACCTGGAAGTGCAATATTTCTCCAATGTTAAATTGAAGTCAGAGTTGAAAAAGAATCTTGCCTTAAGTGCTTCAACATTTCCTTTGTAGAAGATGCAGTTCAATGGGCTGACTTTGGTATTTACTTGCACTGTTGTGAAAAAAAGTGGTTATCTGTTTAcacaataaataaagaaaagaaagaaaaagaaaatgagagccAATGGCCACAGGTCGACTATAGCAGGGCAAAGCTTACAGAGATCCTTCACCATGGACATGGGGATGCTCCTGGTGGCACAACGATGGGGACACACCACAATGAGAAGCGGTGGGTGCTGACCCAGGGAgggttctgttgggttctgTTGGGATGTGGGGGACCACCCCCGAATTGGGGTGACAACAGAGCAGCCACCACTCCGTCATTGATGCCAGGTGAGGTGTGGAGCAGCTCGTTGTGTTCCAACTATGTTTGATTCAATTTTGAGGCTTTGGTGTGATGAGCACCAAAAGAGGTTGAGTGCTGGTAGTGCCATGGCCAcccctgcccagcagccagGGATCCGGAGAGCTCTATGGGATATTTTGGCACAGTTGGTGCCTATGATACTGGGTAGGGCACAGGGAGGGCAAGGAACTGAGTGCCAGCCCCATGTGCCTGAAAATGTCCATTTGCAGcctaaagaaaggaaaaaaaaaaatatcccaagTGCTGCCTTGTTCCCCATAGGATTCCACACCTCCCTCCTGCTGGGATTTGCTGAGCTTCCCACAGTGTTACAGTGGGGTGCACTCCTGCCCTCAGATCTCCCTCTCTGCCACCAGCCCCAGGGCTGATGTGTGTACAATCCACAGCCCCCGCCGCCCGCACAAGCTGGCACCCACACATCAATGGCAGCACTGACGCGGCCCTGCCGAGCACACAACGACCAACTGTGCCCTGCTGTGATGTCATGGGCACAAGTGtcctgcagagccctgggctgtgtctccagggctgctggagctcagggcagatgctgtgtgctggagcagcagggcgAACGCCAGGGTCTAGGTCCTTATCTCCATGCTATCCCATTTCTCTCCCTCTAAATGCTCCCATTTCTTCCTTGTGTCTACCCAGGGCaaagtgtggggctgcagcatccGTGGCCCTAGTTGGGCTCTCCAACTAAAGCAGGCCATGGATGGGTAGATCCCAGTGGATCAATGAGCACATGCCAGTGCACCAAGGTTTGTCCTACTTCCCTGTTTCCAGATCTCTTCCCACCACCCCAGACCTCCTAGTGGGATGTGTACACAGCTCCAGGCTTTCCACTTGCTTTGGCCCCAGGGCTGAAGTGTGCACCAATTACATGGGGTGAATTAATAGCCCTGGGAACAGATGGGGCTTGGAGTCACAGTAATTGCTACAGCCTCTAGTAAGGACAGAGCTG includes:
- the SLC7A14 gene encoding probable cationic amino acid transporter produces the protein MSGLLSRLDPRRVPWGAAGHALRSRVLRTKPVESMLEGTGTAGGQGTRLAKVLTTLDLISLGVGSCVGTGMYVVSGLVAKEMAGPGVIVSFIIAAVASILSGVCYAEFGVRVPKTTGSAYTYSYVTVGEFVAFFIGWNLILEYLIGTAAGASALSSMFDSLANHTISRWMISSVGTLNGLGKGEESYPDLLALVIAIIVTIIVAMGVKNSVGLNNVLNVINLAVWVFIMIAGLFFIKSDNWSEGQFLPFGWPGVLKGAATCFYAFIGFDIIATTGEEAKSPNTSIPYAITASLVACLTAYVSVSIILTLMVPYDAIDTESPLMEMFVARGFYAAKFIVAIGSVAGLTVSLLGSLFPMPRVIYAMAGDGLLFRFLSHVSSYTETPVVACIVSGFLAALLSLLVSLRDLIEMMSIGTLLAYTLVSVCVLLLRYQPESDIDGFVKFLSEEHTKKKEGILADCEKEACSPGSEGEEFTGPPTNTCGAKNLPSLGDNEMLIGKSDKSTYNVNHPNYGTVDMTSGIEADESENIYLIKLKKLIGPRYYTMRIHLGLPGKMDRPTVATGHTVTTCVLLLFVLMFIFCSFIIFGSDYISEQSWWAILLVVLMILLIVVLVFVILQQPENPKKLPYMAPCLPFVPAFAMLVNIYLMLKLSTVTWIRFAVWCVVGLLIYFGYGMWNSTLEISAREEALHQSTYQRYDVDVDPFSVDDGFSYATEGESYPDWGPPEDKGFSYQQMAGTKESHRTSSRSKSKGRHKPSSEALIANDELDYSPE